The following nucleotide sequence is from Pungitius pungitius chromosome 6, fPunPun2.1, whole genome shotgun sequence.
GCACGCTAACGTGTCAGCGTGGTACCACCATAGTGCCACATTGATCTTCACGCTAGCATAGCATTGTCTTTCATGGTATGTGAGCATTGATTTAGCTTTAGCCAAGCTCTTAGCACACTACTTTCAGGGAGGTCAGAGAAagaggtgttttcttttttgccgtCAGTTTGCTTTCATGTAGAACAAATATAATTGTAgtttacacactgtgtgtgtgtgtgtgtgtgtgtgttgatggacATTTAGCTTCAGCTGCTGTAGTCGGCCCACGTGAGTCAGTGGTgagggtttaatccctgggattACTGAACACACGGGTCGGATCCTCCTCTCGGGTCGGCATGTGAAGCCGCTGTGCTGGTGactggtggacacacacaccagatgatCGCTTTGTAGAAACGTTCAGTTCTGATAGGCGGGAAAACACCGCTAGCGTTCATGTTGTCCTCCGAGCTTCCTGTCTGCGTCTCTGCTGTCGTTGTCAAAGAGTCCAGTCACAGGACTCTTTGACAACTTATTGAGTAAGGagatttttttgtctgttttactTGTTCTGCTGGCTTTCTCACACTCGGAGATCtgttgatataaataaatactgtatattatcattattaaaggggctgatggtggcgcatggagtagtgtggtgcactGGGAACCGCGAGGTTGTCAGctcaaatcccggctgctccatgttccttgttgaagtgtccctgagcaagacacctgacccccaactgctccccaggcaaaatgtaacagttataatgcaatgtataATTATAGTTATAATacaaagctaaatgacatgtaatgtaattaaaggAGGGTAAGATGTCAATATATACACAACTTTGAAaactgtttgtctttttaaagaaattgttATGTGTCATCAATCTAGAAACAGTGACCAAAAGAGTATTTTGCCGAGACAAACTAATAAAACTTTAACAACCAAACATCTAGTCAATAGTTTTGCAGAAACAGGAAGGAAAATAGGAATTAGGCAAAACATACAAATGTCCCAAGAGGACTTGAAGGCCACAACAGCCTATTGTAGCttctatttaaatgtaaaacgtCTTAAAGTTCAGATCGTAGAACTTTATTTCTCCACACGTCAGTAACAAAATACAACATCATCTGAAACGTACAGAGAAGCAGTTCGCTAAAACGACGCGTGACAacatgaataagaaaaaaaaagtgacatttaagTGTTTCAATGAAAAGTGAAGAGTTGAGGTGAGCAGGTGAGTTCAGGCGTGGGACAGATCCACCTGAAACGACAAACATCACGCACCTGAGAAAGGGACAGCAAAGATTAGATAATCATAAAATGATGTTACCCATACTGTCTTTTCTAAATAAAGGTCCACATTTAGCAAAAGGAGACATATATCTTTGTTTTAGTTAACGTTAATTAAATATTGCCTTTTTTATATGTCGAGGCTGATCCCTTTGATTGAATGTTTATGTCCTTCAGGGATAGGGATCCATTTCTTGGTGAGTAGCCGGAGGAACAAAGAACCTCAAATTAAGACTTCCTGTCTCTGAAGACCTTTGAAATACTTGATCTGGTTTGTCTAAGCGTCTTGGCTTGGCGAGTTGCGTTGGTTTTGCTATCATGTTCTTTGTGTAATTGGGGACCACATTGAGTCAATCTGTCTCTCACTGTCCTTCGAGACACTTTGAATCCCAGTCACACTCTGTTCTCTTCCCAGAAGCCATCGGTCTTATCAAACCGCCATGGAGGAGTCAGAACTAATTATAACCCGAGAGAGAGCAAGTCCAGGAGTGGCCGACCGTCGTAAGAATGGCCTGCATGAAAGAAGCGGGCGCTCTCACCGATTGGTTCCTGGACTTCTGGAGTCTCAAGATTGTCAATTTTGCCATTGTGTCAAacagacttgaaactagaggtAGAGACctcaaactcatgtttacaaggTTTACTgaaggaataaatcaagagacgTAGCCTAgactggtggtcactacagagaatgcagcaTTTAGGACATTTCCGCATTGGCCTCACTTGGGAGAACTGGAGGTGGACGACTGGTTCCCATTGACGGGGTCTGAAACATTTGGGAGGTTAAATAATGTCTTTcccttttgcaaaaaaaacaaatcccttCGTCAAGATTTAAGTCTTACCCTTTTTAAGGACCCGATGCTGCTCCCGCGGATCGCCGCCATCAGGTTGTCGTGGCTTGACCTCTTCGCTGGCTCTGGCAGCGGCTGGCACGGCGGTTCGTCTGGTCTATTCTGCAGCGAAGGCTTCAAGGCCTTCTTCAGGTCGTTGAGAATCTCTGCGCTCTCCTTCTCGCTGGCGCCGTTCTTGAGCTTCTTCGACTTTGTCTTCCTCTGGTTCGACTGAGTCTTCGTCATGTTCGAGCCCTCGTGCTGTTTGACCACTTTGGAGATCTTCCTCGTCAGCGGGTCTaaagacggaggaggagggggtggaggaggagggtttcTATTCTTAGAAGGTTGTGACGTCTTTTTCGGGGGTCTGTTTACTGCAGGTGAATCGAAGCCATGTCCCGAGGCCTCGGGAGGACTCTGCTCTTTCTTCTGTCGCAGCCTCCGCTGACGCTGCTGGTCCTGGTTGCGCGTCAGGATGCCGGTCGCCGTCATCCTTGGGCCCGGGAGGTCGAACTGGTAGCCGAGCTTGAGCAGGGTGGTGTTTTCCCTCAGCAGCTGgaccatctccatctccaccttCCCCCCGCACATGTGCCTCTGGTTGTGGAAGCGCAGCTCCACCAGCGTCTTGTTGTGCTGCAGCGCCTCCAGCAGCGCCAGGACGCCCCGACCGGACACGAAGTTGGAATCAATGTTCAGGTTCCTGACGGAGCGGTTCTCGCGGAGCATCCGGGAGACGGCGAGGGCCACGCGGTCGTCGGCGTGGGTGTTGGAGAGGCTGAAAAGGTGGACGTGGGTGTTGGCGCGCAGGGCCTCGGCGAAGCCCATCAAGGTGTCCTGGGAGATGTCCTCGATGTTGTTGAGGTTGACTTCGCTCACAGACGGGTCGTCCTGCAGGATCCGCTCCAGAGTCTCGAGGACGGCGGTGCGGTTCCCGCTCGCCCTGTCGGGGCTTTCCTTCAGGTCTTGGTCGGTGGTTTCGGTCGTCCTCGATTCGCTCCGCGGGCTCATCAGAGCCTCCTTCTTACACTCGTCTTTCTTTTCCGCCTCGTCCTTGTTGGCTTTCTTCTCCTTCGGTGACGTCTTCTTCCTGTCGCTCTCCAGCGTCCC
It contains:
- the lmod2a gene encoding leiomodin-2a isoform X2, encoding MNEDTRRLASRPEGARWSQRGGSRKPSQRRFNEDTKAQEEEETMCEEVDEDELLAALSSEELQELERELAVLDDTVPIGLRQRDQTARGPTGAFDRAALLKHWEDENRKLLRDERTESNGGQNFITEPACCPDGEKHRGGRGTLESDRKKTSPKEKKANKDEAEKKDECKKEALMSPRSESRTTETTDQDLKESPDRASGNRTAVLETLERILQDDPSVSEVNLNNIEDISQDTLMGFAEALRANTHVHLFSLSNTHADDRVALAVSRMLRENRSVRNLNIDSNFVSGRGVLALLEALQHNKTLVELRFHNQRHMCGGKVEMEMVQLLRENTTLLKLGYQFDLPGPRMTATGILTRNQDQQRQRRLRQKKEQSPPEASGHGFDSPAVNRPPKKTSQPSKNRNPPPPPPPPPSLDPLTRKISKVVKQHEGSNMTKTQSNQRKTKSKKLKNGASEKESAEILNDLKKALKPSLQNRPDEPPCQPLPEPAKRSSHDNLMAAIRGSSIGSLKRVDLSHA
- the lmod2a gene encoding leiomodin-2a isoform X1, with product MNEDTRRLASRPEGARWSQRGGSRKPSQRRFNEDTKAQEEEETMCEEVDEDELLAALSSEELQELERELAVLDDTVPIGLRQRDQTARGPTGAFDRAALLKHWEDENRKLLRDERTESNGGQNFITEPACCPDGEKHRGGRGTLESDRKKTSPKEKKANKDEAEKKDECKKEALMSPRSESRTTETTDQDLKESPDRASGNRTAVLETLERILQDDPSVSEVNLNNIEDISQDTLMGFAEALRANTHVHLFSLSNTHADDRVALAVSRMLRENRSVRNLNIDSNFVSGRGVLALLEALQHNKTLVELRFHNQRHMCGGKVEMEMVQLLRENTTLLKLGYQFDLPGPRMTATGILTRNQDQQRQRRLRQKKEQSPPEASGHGFDSPAVNRPPKKTSQPSKNRNPPPPPPPPPSLDPLTRKISKVVKQHEGSNMTKTQSNQRKTKSKKLKNGASEKESAEILNDLKKALKPSLQNRPDEPPCQPLPEPAKRSSHDNLMAAIRGSSIGSLKRVRDVCRFRWICPTPELTCSPQLFTFH